One segment of Primulina tabacum isolate GXHZ01 chromosome 14, ASM2559414v2, whole genome shotgun sequence DNA contains the following:
- the LOC142523742 gene encoding secreted RxLR effector protein 161-like, translated as MVNLKKKYIWSNLKPSLLKDKKERPDIACAVNKLSRFTSNPSDAHWKALTRVLRYLKHTSEYGLNYTRYPAVLEGYCDANWISDTEDSKSTSGCVFSIGGGAVSWRSSKQACIARSTMELKFIALDKAAEEAE; from the exons ATGGtgaacttgaagaagaaatatatatggaGCAACCTGAAGCCTTCATTGTTAAAGGACAAGAAAGAAAG ACCTGACATCGCTTGTGCGGTTAACAAGTTAAGTCGGTTTACGAGTAACCCTAGTGATGCACACTGGAAGGCGTTGACAAGGGTGCTTAGATATTTAAAGCACACCTCAGAGTATGGATTAAATTACACAAGGTATCCTGCAGTACTTGAAGGATACTGTGATGCAAATTGGATTTCTGACACCGAGGACTCCAAATCCACCAGCGGGTGTGTATTTAGCATTGGTGGAGGAGCAGTCTCTTGGAGGTCATCGAAACAAGCTTGTATTGCAAGATCTACTATGGAATTGAAGTTCATAGCGCTAGATAAAGCTGCAGAAGAAGCTGAATGA
- the LOC142523743 gene encoding putative mitochondrial protein AtMg00820 has product MLENEPKDIQDVLASPEALYWKEAINAEMDSILQNHTWELVDFPQGTKPLGCKWILKKKTRIDRSIEKYKARLVAKGYRQREGHDFFDTYSPVSRITSIRVLIAIAALHNLEIHQMDVKMHS; this is encoded by the coding sequence ATGTTGGAGAATGAACCAAAGGACATACAAGATGTTCTGGCTAGCCCTGAAGCTCTTtattggaaagaagccatcaacGCTGAAATGGATTCCATTTTGCAAAATCATACTTGGGAACTAGTGGATTTTCCACAAGGTACCAAGCCattaggatgcaaatggatattgaaaaagaaaACTAGAATTGACAGAagtattgaaaaatacaaagccAGGCTTGTGGCCAAAGGCTATAGACAAAGAGAAGGTCATGATTTCTTCGACACGTACTCACCAGTTTCAAGGATAACATCCATTCGTGTGCTCATTGCTATTGCAGCTTTGCATAACCTTGAGAtacatcaaatggatgtcaaaatgCATTCTTAA